One Drechmeria coniospora strain ARSEF 6962 chromosome 01, whole genome shotgun sequence genomic region harbors:
- a CDS encoding repetitive proline-rich cell wall protein, whose amino-acid sequence MGFRIALLALAASVLGKQLDGRGHDEYKPHTTYTTTTVCPITSTITSEGTTYCVTDLTTSTITVTQCYGCSGGLTVVPGPTVTRGTTTVVKVTYTTVCPVTETITGPTYTYLTTRTTTSSIVTYVPTTIYESVPGPEKTHTATDVIYTTITSLCPVTEVTTIAGQQRTITYTTTSLIVTVVPTTFHETLRKPDRTATATDVEYSTITSLCPVTQTKTLAGTEYTVTYTTTKLIKTKILKTIEETIKQSDRTVTATEVQYSTYTTEVPVTKVTTVSGKEITKTYTTTKVIKTAVQTTIYETARQPDVTETATDVQYSTITSLCPVTIVTTIGGKARTITYTTTKLIKTVVPTTIRQTVEKPDVTATATDVQYQTMTHLQAVTKITTIGGEERTITYTKTKTVKVHLPYTVVQTVSVPASTKTTVEVVYETKTKSYPVTKTIAVPEKGHTKVVHDTSTVIYSTSYTVTISLPGPSSGFYSPPPTGTRTYHTPLPPPPSSAASAAAVPTGGVQARSAPFVAVIAGVAGIMVLL is encoded by the exons ATGGGCTTCCGAATTGCTCTGCTGGCTTTGGCTGCCTCGGTGCTGGGAAAACagctcgacggacgagggcacGATGAGTACAAACCCCATACGACCTACACCACAACGACCGTCTGTCCCATCACTTCGACAATCACATCCGAGGGAAC CACATATTGCGTGACTGACCTCACTACTTCGACCATCACTGTCACCCAGTGCTACGGCTGCTCCGGCGGGCTCACTGTTGTCCCCGGACCGACCGTGACGCGAGGAACTACGACGGTCGTGAAAGTTACCTACACCACCGTCTGCCCGGTGACAGAGACCATCACGGGACCGACTTACACATACTTGACAACGCGAACGACTACCAGCAGCATTGTTACGTACGTGCCAACGACCATCTATGAAAGTGTTCCCGGGCCTGAGAAGACGCACACGGCGACTGACGTCATCTACACCACCATCACGAGTCTCTGCCCTGTGACGGAAGTGACGACGATTGCCGGACAACAACGGACAATCACATACACCACTACAAGCCTAATTGTGACCGTCGTGCCGACTACTTTTCATGAAACGCTCAGGAAGCCAGATCGCACGGCGACCGCCACGGACGTTGAATACTCCACCATCACGAGCCTGTGTCCTGTGACACAGACGAAGACTCTCGCGGGCACAGAGTACACCGTCACGTACACTACGACGAAGTTGATCAAGACGAAAATCCTGAAAACCATTGAGGAGACGATTAAGCAGTCGGATAGAACTGTGACTGCCACCGAGGTCCAGTATTCCACCTACACGACCGAGGTTCCCGTCACCAAGGTGACGACCGTCTCCGGCAAGGAGATCACCAAGACGTACACCACGACAAAGGTGATCAAGACGGCCGTTCAGACCACCATATACGAGACTGCCCGACAGCCAGATGTCACAGAAACGGCTACGGATGTTCAGTACTCGACCATCACCAGTCTTTGCCCCGTCACGATCGTCACCaccatcggcggcaaggcgcgAACGATTACGTACACGACCACCAAACTGATCAAAACcgtggtgccgacgacgatacGGCAGACTGTTGAAAAGCCGGAcgtcacggcgacggcgacggatgtGCAGTACCAGACAATGACCCACCTTCAGGCTGTGACGAAAATCACGACaatcggcggcgaggagcgaACAATCACATACACCAAGACCAAGACCGTCAAGGTGCATCTGCCATACACCGTGGTACAAACTGTCAGCGTTCCGGCAAGCACCAAGACAACCGTCGAGGTTGTCTATGAGACCAAGACCAAGTCGTACCCGGTCACAAAGACCATCGCCGTGCCCGAAAAAGGACACACAAAGGTTGTGCACGACACGAGCACGGTCATCTACAGCACGTCTTACACGGTCACCATTTCTCTTCCTGGCCCAAGCTCTGGGTTCTACAGTCCGCCGCCTACGGGTACAAGGACATACCATACTCCATTGCCTCCGCCACCCAGCTCCGCAGCTTCCGCAGCGGCCGTGCCAACGGGTGGTGTTCAAGCTAGAAGCGCTCCTTTCGTAGCGGTCATCGCTGGCGTTGCCGGCATCATGGTCCTTCTCTAG
- a CDS encoding putative cyanate lyase — protein MEGRVPSFSTLLFEAKAAKQMTFADIASQIGGTEVACAALFYGQAMASPEDIARLSGLLGIDPEKLASQMRGFPNRGTSVRMPPTEPLIYRLYEIIQNYGYAYKAVLNEMFGDGIMSGVCFKTYITKEQDVTGATWAVITMKGKWLPFERF, from the exons ATGGAGGGTCGGGTTCCCTCGTTCAGCACCCTCCTCTTCGAGGCCAAAGCAGCAAAGCAAATGACGTTTGCTGATATCGCCAGTCAAATTGGAGGCACCGAGGTCGCCTGCGCTGCCCTCTTCTACGGCCAggcgatggcctcgcctGAGGACATCGCCCGGCTGagcggcctcctcggcatcgacccTGAGAAGCTGGCCAGCCAGATGCGCGGCTTCCCGAACCGTGGCACCTCCGTCCGGATGCCGCCGACCGAACCCCTCATCTACCGCCTCTACGAAATTATCCAGAACTACGGATATGCCTACAAGGCCGTCCTCAACGAGAtgttcggcgacggcatcatgAGCGGCGTCTGCTTCAAGACGTATATCACCAAGGAGCAGGACGTGACCGGTGCCACCTGGGCCGTCATTACTATGAAGGGGAAATG GCTCCCATTCGAGCGCTTCTAA
- a CDS encoding DNAJ domain containing protein, with translation MSGSNSMDIDSEPVNGNVNGNGRRTSTPLPSTPPPNPSAQSNFSVPIPNGTASRDEAAPVPPPHKSNPSSPLSTPQDDAESYKAAGNRFFKDKNYSKAIEQYTKAVDLFPDSPTFLSNRAAAYMSDGQYEAALEDCSRSADVDPQNPKVLLRLARIYTGLGRPEEAMTTFGRISPAPSAKDVAPTKEMLHHMNSAKNCLNEGTAGSMVLHALDLAERGLGPDVGKPRKWQLMRGQAYIAMGRENALGEAQNIAMSLLRKNSQDPEALVLRGRVLYGQGDNEKAMQCFRMAINCDPDFRDAVKWLRIVQKLDRMKEEGNVEFKAGRLQPAIEKYTAALEIDPSNRSMNAKLLQNRAQCKIKLKLYDDAIADAERAVSLDPSYTKARKTKANALGQSGKWEDAVKEWKSIQELDPEDRTIPKEVRKAELELKKSLRKDYYKIMGLEKDCGPDDIKKAYRRMAVKLHPDKNPGDPDAEAKFKDMQEAYETLSDPQKKAAYDNGDDLMDPADMFGGGGMGGGMGGIDPEILFSMMGNQGGFGGGGGGGFRTAGSFPGGAGGFPGGGGFPGGAQFNFNTGGADTDKACSGECPEAACGEDEENDESREDVADAAAWENDASGDWAKRWRDGNDERRQGRQDRQDRQDSRAELVETTRRYGMGLLAAAVLLPPLLALLMVLALGLVLACKTYVWPLRRRGGTKTG, from the exons ATGAGTGGCAGCAACTCGATGGATATCGACAGCGAGCCTGTCAACGGCAAcgtcaacggcaacggccgtCGCACCTCGACGCCATTGCCCTCGACTCCGCCGCCCAACCCGTCGGCTCAGTCGAATTTTTCCGTGCCCATCCCCAACGGCACGGCCAGTCGTGACGAGGCTGCTCCCGTTCCGCCGCCTCACAAGTCCAACCCGTCCAGTCCGCTGTCGACGCCCCAGGACGATGCCGAATCCTACAAGGCCGCCGGCAACAGGTTTTTCAAGGACAAGAACTACTCCAAGGCCATCGAGCAGTATACCAAGG CCGTTGATCTTTTCCCCGACTCGCCCACCTTCCTGAGCAATCGCGCGGCGGCGTACATGTCCGATGGCCAGTACGAGGCCGCGCTCGAGGACTGCTCACgctccgccgacgtcgaccctCAGAACCCCAAGGTCCTGCTCCGGCTGGCGCGCATCTACACCGGACTGGGGCGCCCCGAGGAGGCCATGACCACCTTTGGACGCATCAGCCCAGCTCCGTCCGCCAAGGATGTGGCCCCGACAAAGGAGATGCTGCACCACATGAACTCGGCCAAGAACTGCCTGAACGAGGGGACCGCCGGCTCCATGGTCCTCcacgccctcgacctcgccgagcgcggACTGGGGCCCGACGTCGGCAAGCCCCGCAAGTGGCAGCTCATGCGCGGCCAGGCGTACATCGCCATGGGTCGCGAGAAtgcgctcggcgaggcccAGAACATCGCCATGTCGCTGCTGCGCAAGAATAGCCAGGACCCCGAGGCCCTCGTTCTTCGGGGACGCGTCCTCTACGGCCAGGGCGACAACGAAAAGGCCATGCAATGCTTCCGCATGGCCATCAACTGCGACCCCGACTtccgcgacgccgtcaagTGGCTGCGCATCGTCCAGAAGCTCGATCGCATGAAGGAAGAAGGCAACGTCGAGTTCAAGGCCGGACGGCTGCAGCCCGCCATCGAAAAGTAcacggcggcgctcgagatTGACCCGTCCAACCGGAGCATGAATGCGAAGCTGCTGCAGAACCGAGCGCAGTGCAAGATCAAGCTCAAGCTGTACGACGATGCcatcgccgatgccgaacgAGCCGTCAGCCTCGACCCAAGCTACACCAAGGCTCGCAAGACAAAGGCCAACGCACTGGGACAGAGCGGCAAGTGGGAGGATGCCGTCAAGGAATGGAAGTCCATCCAGGAGCTCGACCCGGAGGACCGAACGATCCCGAAGGAGGTGCGCAAGGCCGAGCTGGAGCTGAAGAAGAGCCTGCGGAAGGATTACTACAAGATCATGGGGCTCGAGAAGGACTGCGGCCCGGACGACATCAAAAAGGCATATCGCAGGATGGCCGTCAAGCTGCATCCCGACAAGAACCCCGGCGACCCggacgccgaggccaagtTTAAGGATATGCAAGAAGCCTACGAGACCTTGAGCGATCCTCA AAAGAAAGCGGCATACGacaacggcgacgacctcaTGGATCCGGCGGACATGtttggtggcggcggcatgggcggcggcatgggcggCATCGACCCGGAGATTCTCTTTAGCATGATGGGCAACCagggcggcttcggcggcggcggcggcggcggcttccgCACGGCTGGTAGCTTTCCTGGAGGAGCGGGCGGGTTTCCCGGGGGCGGTGGTTTCCCTGGCGGTGCCCAGTTCAACTTCAACACGGGCGGCG CCGACACGGATAAGGCGTGCTCGGGCGAGTGCCCGGAGGCGGCGtgtggcgaggacgaggaaaaCGACGAGAGCAGGGAGGACGTCGCTGATGCGGCCGCGTGGGAAAATGATGCGAGCGGCGATTGGGCGAAAAGGTGGCgggacggcaacgacgagcggcggcagggccGACAGGACCGACAGGACCGACAAGACAGTCGTGCCGAGTTGGTCGAGACGACTCGGCGCTATGGCATGGGCTTGCTGGCGGCTGCCGTCCTGCTACCGCCGCTCCTCGCGCTGCTGATGGTCCTTGCCCTGGGTCTCGTGCTCGCGTGTAAGACGTATGTTTGGCCACTtcggaggcgaggaggcACCAAGACTGGATAG
- a CDS encoding Zinc/iron permease, which yields MLAFFDVDNDTRGWIMCIVSGIACVFGASIICVDVIVRMLPGKRNFRIQDSSAFLACSLSLSFGVMMFSSLYSMLPESKGYLEDDGWDHQSAGFLIIACFICGFLGIQTLSRFLHQYMPSHVVDCDHTHDDAAAVDGHSCSGARSRRHSRVSRARRRGSAAWQYHSHTYPPAKRDAAVPENGSSATETTALLDPVRSNPVVPLSKGQPSLATRGEEMAEQPLSPRVGGRNRPTTLPADGGPLRRRSSMYDVQKRVMSFVKDTKCNCDEEGSCYGYTDPCGQECFKHVANKSANGTRHATVLRTTTGPFYTPTGSVFHFASDHSHTDGLEPISPRFRTSRATSRDTVVPADEFVPDEHVHLSVDECEAEAQQHHHHVPANAFLSIGLQTSIAIALHKFPEGFITYATNHANPTLGFNVFMALFVHNITEGFAMALPLYMALGSRWRAMSWAAILGGLSQPFGAAIAALWFRLASRTHLTPNAVAYACLFAVTAGIMVSVALQLFVESLSLNHNRNLCIFFGFLGMALLGLSNALFASH from the exons ATGCTGGCCTttttcgacgtcgacaaTGACACCCGCGGGTGGATCATGTGCATCGTCAGTGGCATCG CCTGCGTCTTTGGTGCCTCGATAATAtgcgtcgacgtcatcgtcCGAATGCTCCCCGGCAAGCGCAACTTTCGCATCCAGGACAGCAGCGCGTTCCTCGCATGCTCCCTGAGCCTCAGTTTCGGTGTCATG ATGTTCTCCTCCCTCTACAGCATGCTCCCCGAGTCCAAGGGCTACCTCGAAGATGACGGCTGGGACCATCAGTCGGCCGGCTTTCTCATCATAGCCTGCTTCATCTgcggcttcctcggcatACAGACCCTCTCGCGCTTCCTGCACCAGTACATGCCTTcccacgtcgtcgactgcGACCACACCcacgatgacgccgccgccgtcgacggccactcCTGTTCCGGAGCCCGCAGCCGACGTCATTCCAGGGTCAGTCGCGCTCGCAGACGCGGCTCGGCTGCATGGCAATACCACTCCCACACCTACCCTCCCGCCAAGAGGGACGCGGCGGTGCCGGAGAACGGTTCCAGCGCGACCGAGACAACCGCCTTGCTGGACCCGGTGAGGAGCAACCCCGTCGTCCCGCTGTCCAAGGGGCAGCCGtcgttggcgacgaggggggaGGAGATGGCCGAGCAACCTCTGAGCCCCCGAGTGGGGGGTCGGAACCGGCCAACGACATtgccggccgatggcggccctCTCAGGCGCAGGTCGTCCATGTACGACGTCCAGAAACGCGTCATGTCCTTTGTCAAGGATACGAAGTGCAACTGCGACGAGGAAGGCTCCTGTTACGGCTACACCGACCCCTGCGGCCAGGAGTGCTTCAAGCACGTCGCGAACAAGTCTGCCAACGGCACTCGCCACGCGACCGTGCTGCGCACCACCACCGGGCCCTTCTACACCCCCACTGGCTCCGTCTTTCACTTCGCCTCCGACCATAGCCACACCGATGGCCTCGAACCCATCAGCCCGCGCTTCCGCACGAGCCGTGCGACGTCGCGGGATACCGTCGTGCCCGCCGACGAGTTCGTCCCGGACGAGCATGTCCATCtctccgtcgacgagtgcgaggccgaagcgcagcagcaccaccaTCACGTCCCCGCCAACGCCTTCCTCTCCATCGGCCTCCAAACCTCCATCGCCATTGCCCTCCACAAGTTCCCCGAGGGCTTCATCACCTACGCCACCAACCACGCGAACCCGACGCTCGGCTTCAACGTCTTCATGGCCCTCTTCGTCCACAACATCACCGAAGGCTTCGCCATGGCCCTGCCTCTCTACATGGCCCTCGGCTCCCGCTGGCGGGCCATGTCCTgggccgccatcctcggtGGCCTCTCCCAACccttcggcgccgccatcgccgccctctgGTTCAGGCTCGCCAGCAGGACCCACCTCACCCCCAACGCCGTCGCCTACGCCTGCCTcttcgccgtcaccgccggcaTCATGGTCAGCGTCGCCCTCCAGCTCTTCGTCGAGAGCCTCAGCCTCAACCACAACCGCAACCTCTGCATCTTTTTTGGCTTCCTCGGCATGGCCTTGCTCGGCCTGAGCAACGCCCTTTTCGCCTCACACTGA
- a CDS encoding C2H2 transcription factor gives MSKRPAPDDGLEASPSKRPHVEGMATLSLDDGDDDFTVVQTPSSMVDPDSPVTAATTPRTRFPSDLKTLACTWPGCPKSFNRPARLRDHLNSHTNSRPFRCPYDDCDKDYIEDKHLKQHVKAAHTHDRKYICHRDGCTKSFVTGTRLKRHQAVHDGADRFRCQTCGQSFRKKETLHKHVRKDHLHKPAFECPEPACQAAFDSKPALKRHREKLHGPIKFWCLECGSKAEEDGTGNRVGFTTELLLQQHLKQEHQNCIFCDFKSSSKWDLEHHVEMHHSGKTVEDRKTHACTHPGCGKRFTKRSNLNTHVRTAHEGFRFVCGDVDFAGPGFEAWSNDQACGDKFSTKARLEEHVRFIHLGQERPKLSRPGKAKADRIIDDISGTATKAKQVITCPHCDEKFKRYHDLNLHTARDHGPSREADAGVVRTDALFPEPSSFGLGDAQSVWSDQLPQEETQEEELFAAQMDYGPPQDDWQEDEANILLLARDPPGTLECRIDPFLAC, from the exons ATGAGCAAGCGGCCGGCCCCGGATGATGGACTTGAAGCCTCTCCATCGAAGAGGCCGCATGTCGAGGGCATGGCGACCCTGT ctctcgacgacggcgacgacgacttcaCAGTCGTCCAGACACCGAGCTCAATGGTCGATCCAGATTCGCCCGTAACCGCAGCAACAACGCCCCGGACCAGGTTTCCCTCAGACCTCAAGACTCTTGCCTGCACCTGGCCGGGCTGTCCCAAGTCCTTTAACCGCCCAGCCCGTCTGCGGGATCATCTCAACTCGCACACCAACTCCCGACCCTTTCGCTGTCCGTACGACGACTGCGACAAGGATTACATTGAGGATAAGCACCTGAAGCAGCACGTCAAGGCCGCCCACACGCACGACCGCAAGTACATCTGCCACAGGGACGGCTGCACCAAGAGCTTCGTCACCGGAACGCGGCTGAAGCGGCATCAAGCGGTccacgacggtgccgacagGTTCCGCTGTCAGACTTGCGGTCAAAGTTTTCGGAAGAAAGAAACGCTGCACAAGCATGTCCGAAAGGATCACCTGCACAAACCAGCGTTTGAATGCCCCGAACCAGCTTGCCAGGCCGCGTTTGACTCGAAGCCAGCGCTGAAGCGACATCGGGAGAAGCTGCACGGGCCCATCAAGTTCTGGTGTCTCGAATGCGGCTCGAAAGCGGAGGAGGACGGGACGGGGAACCGGGTCGGCTTCACGACGGAGCTGCTGCTCCAGCAGCACCTCAAGCAGGAGCACCAGAATTGCATTTTCTGCGATTTCAAGTCGAGCTCGAAATGGGATCTGGAACACCATGTCGAGATGCACCATTCCGGCAAGACGGTCGAGGACCGTAAGACGCACGCATGCACCCACCCTGGCTGCGGAAAGCGATTCACCAAACGATCCAACCTCAACACCCACGTTCGCACCGCCCATGAGGGTTTCCGATTCGTATGCGGAGACGTCGACTTTGCCGGCCCCGGCTTCGAAGCATGGTCCAACGATCAGGCTTGTGGCGACAAGTTCAGCACCAAGGCCAGGTTGGAGGAGCACGTCCGTTTCATTCACCTGGGTCAGGAGCGGCCAAAGCTGTCGAGGCCGGGCAAGGCCAAAGCGGATCGGATCATCGATGACATCTCGGGTACCGCCACCAAGGCCAAGCAGGTCATCACCTGCCCCCACTGCGACGAAAAGTTTAAACGATATCATGACCTCAACCTGCACACGGCCAGGGACCACGGCCCGTCCCGAGAAGCCGACGCAGGAGTCGTTCGCACCGACGCGCTCTTTCCAGAGCCTTCCAGTTTCGGACTAGGCGATGCCCAGTCTGTGTGGTCCGACCAGTTGCCGCAGGAGGAGacgcaggaggaggagctgtTCGCGGCGCAGATGGACTATGGTCCACCGCAGGACGACTGgcaagaggacgaggccaacATCCTGCTCCTTGCACGGGATCCTCCAGGCACGTTGGAGTGCCGCATTGATCCTTTTCTGGCATGTTAG
- a CDS encoding putative DNA-directed RNA polymerase I, II, III 18kD subunit has protein sequence MSDFGDDDVGVGGDEPMLEEEETTEFYDPEVVDEEDGENVGNGEDQDHVVISGDPSAAANALKGGDKSMKDKKIPESERTTTPYMTKYERARILGTRALQISMNAPVLVDLEGETDPLQIAIKELREKKIPLIVRRYMPDGYYEDWTCEELLQ, from the exons ATGTCTGATTTCGgagatgacgacgtcggcgtgggCGG CGACGAGCCCatgctggaggaggaggagacgacCGAGTTCTACGACCCCGAGGtcgtcgatgaggaggatgggGAAAACGTAGGCAACGGCGAAGATCAGGACCATGTCGTCATCTCCGGCGACccatcggcggccgccaATGCGCTCAAGGGCGGCGACAAGTCGATGAAGGACAAGAAGATTCCCGAGAGCGAGCGGACTACAACGCCGTACATGACGAAATACGAGAGGGCGCGCATCCTGGGCACCCGGGCTCTGCAGATCAG CATGAACGCGCCGGTGCTCGTGGacctcgagggcgagacggaTCCACTGCAGATTGCCATCAAGGAACTGCGAGAGAAGAAAATTCCGCTGATTGTCCGGAGGTATATGCCGGATGGCTA CTACGAGGACTGGACATGCGAGGAGCTGCTGCAATGA
- a CDS encoding mediator of RNA polymerase II transcription subunit, giving the protein MAPVELVSHDELEQQLKDIIQDLYNIMVQVTTYDTTGRPSRDVMSNEIETLSRSIQAIYATSTSPLVALPSVPPELLEYVENGRNPDIYTREFVELVRRGNQLMSGKMDAFASFRDVLATEMASAMPELREDVERVLEATGGRPLGSADDKALSNSPVPGGQLAESQSASSTMADGFGRAETGS; this is encoded by the exons ATGGCGCCCGTCGAACTAGTGAGCCACGATGAACTTGAGC AGCAGCTCAAGGACATCATCCAGGACCTCTACAACATCATGGTCCAGGTCACCACCTACGACACCACAGGTCGCCCCAGCCGTGACGTCATGTCCAACGAAAT AGAAACTCTTTCTCGTTCAATCCAAGCAATCTACGCAACCTCGACGTCACcactcgtcgccctccctTCGGTGCCGCCCGAGCTTCTCGAGTACGTCGAGAATGGTCGCAACCCCGACATCTACACACGAGAATTCGTCGAGCTTGTCCGCCGTGGCAACCAGCTCATGAGCGGCAAGATGGACGCGTTTGCCTCCTTCCGCGACGTCCTCGCGACCGAAATGGCCAGCGCCATGCCCGAGCTCAGAGAAGACGTCGAGCGCGTTCTCGAAGCCACCGGCGGCAGACCGCTGGGTTCGGCAGACGATAAGGCCCTGAGCAATAGTCCTGTCCCTGGAGGGCAGCTGGCCGAGTCGCAGAGTGCCAGTTCGACCATGGCCGATGGTTTCGGTCGCGCCGAGACAGGGAGTTGA